AGGAGCCATATATCCACTGCATATATACAACTATAGTaacgttaatttttttttttttttggcatcagtAACGTTAATTGATGGTGAGGATATTTATGTATCTTGAAAGTTGATTGATATGCTTTTACCGAGTTCCAGCTATTCGTTTTGTTTCCGCTCCAGTCTCATCGGTGTCAAACAGCCTCGCTGTGCCAAAATCTGCAACTTTTGGGTTCATCTCTGCATCTAGAAGGATGTTGCTTGCCTTCAAGTCTCGGTGAATAATCTTCAGCTGAGAATCTTCATGGAGGTAAACAAGACCTCGAGCAATGCCTTCTATGATTTTAAACCTCACTTCCCATGTAAGAAGTGAACGCTTCTCTTCATCTACAAGTTTGGAggaaacatttttatttctaagaGTTGCTAAAAACTATAGAAAATGCAGCTGTCCTTCTAAGTCTCACCGAAGATAAAGCGGTCAAGACTTGAGTTGGGAACAAACTCATAGACAAGAAtctcttcatctccttcatTACAGAAACCAAGAAGCTTAACCAGATTCTTATGCTGGAGTCTTGTCAAAAGTGAAACTTCATTCCGAAACTCTATACCTCCTTCTGAACCTCTAGTTAATCTCTTTACTGCTATCTCTTTCCCATTTAGTAATATCCCCTGAAACCGGTTCTTAAGAATTTTTACTCATCCAAGACCAAGATAACAATATTATTAGGAATAATGTTATTTCTACCCTATTATTACCTTATAGACCGTACCAAATCCACCTTGGCCAAGCTTATTTTCAGGCGAAAAGTCAGCCGTTGCCGATAGGATCATACCAAGATCATACGGTAACATAAATTGACCATCTGAATCAGAGTATTCTGCACCACCAACTAAAATAGAAACAAATAAGTCAGCAGAAAGGTTGACTGAAGCAAGAAACAAGGTGCACTACTTACCATTTattcccttgtttaattttCTCCTCTGAGCATTGACTTTGTAGAAACCAACAAATACCAAAAGATTAACGAAAGTCGCAACCACAATTGTTGTGATAATTTCCCTATCCATGCACCTTCCTGAAAATTAAAAGCCCTTATTAGTCTAAGAACCTCTTTATTATACTTAAAAGTTTGGCAATGTTATAACTCATTTGTGTGACCTTTCTTTTCTGGTATAGAGCTCCCCTTTTCTTGAGCCAGAGGTCGAGGAAGTGCAGGCATACTTGTAACGTTATCCCATCTGAATAAACAGCTCGGAAAACTAGCCATGCCCCCTGCTCTTCCCCTAAACTGTTCTCTAAAGTACTCCACACAGTCCCCCAAACATTGCTTGCAATCTTGGGAAGTTATGTCGGGTGTGCATTGCATCGCCATGTTAACATTCGGAAACTCTGTGAAATGGGCTTGTATGGCACTATAGTACTTATGTACAGAGGAAGTATTAGCTTCTGTGGCAGCCTCGAGGGTCCTATTAACCGCTGATTCCCACTCTTGCATGAAAAGGGTCATGTCTATAGATGGCCCAATATGATCTGGATTTGCCTCTATTAAAGGAGGTATAAGCTCCAAGTTTCCAAAAGATTGGTTTGAGGAACGTACAAGACACCAATAACGGCTTTCATCGTCACTGCTCCAAGCGAATGAGTTCGTGATGTCTCCACAACTCGTTTGTGTATCCTCAGTCAAGCTTTCGAGACAGTTGAAACAAGCTTTTTTGCTCATAGTATTTTTCGCAGAAGCCAAGAGCGTATACTCTGTTTGGATACTGGCCGAGTGAAGAGTTGTAGAATCCGCCGTTAGTGACGACTTTATTAGGAAGAGTAGAGAAGAGATCACGGCGATTCTGAGCGTAGCTGCTGTTCCCGGCTAAGCTTCCGAAACACTTGGCGCCATTAACAACTTCGAGGACAAAGAGTAGAGAAGAAGCGAGAATGATCATCAAAgcagaatttttattttattttcaagtgCACTTCTTCTTTAATT
This genomic stretch from Raphanus sativus cultivar WK10039 chromosome 3, ASM80110v3, whole genome shotgun sequence harbors:
- the LOC108844476 gene encoding LOW QUALITY PROTEIN: putative cysteine-rich receptor-like protein kinase 39 (The sequence of the model RefSeq protein was modified relative to this genomic sequence to represent the inferred CDS: deleted 1 base in 1 codon) → MIILASSLLFVLEVVNGAKCFGSLAGNSSYAQNRRDLFSTLPNKVVTNGGFYNSSLGQYPNRVYALGFCEKYYEQKACFNCLESLTEDTQTSCGDITNSFAWSSDDESRYWCLVRSSNQSFGNLELIPPLIEANPDHIGPSIDMTLFMQEWESAVNRTLEAATEANTSSVHKYYSAIQAHFTEFPNVNMAMQCTPDITSQDCKQCLGDCVEYFREQFRGRAGGMASFPSCLFRWDNVTSMPALPRPLAQEKGSSIPEKKGRCMDREIITTIVVATFVNLLVFVGFYKVNAQRRKLNKGINVGGAEYSDSDGQFMLPYDLGMILSATADFSPENKLGQGGFGTVYKGILLNGKEIAVKRLTRGSEGGIEFRNEVSLLTRLQHKNLVKLLGFCNEGDEEILVYEFVPNSSLDRFIFDEEKRSLLTWEVRFKIIEGIARGLVYLHEDSQLKIIHRDLKASNILLDAEMNPKVADFGTARLFDTDETGAETKRIAGTRGYMAPEYLNYGQISAKSDVYSFGVVLLEMISGQRNNSFEGEGIAAFARKRWAEGRPEVIIDPLLGEKPSNEIIKLIQTGLLCVQQSATKRPTMSAVIVWLGSESTITIHSTKAPASTSSHSQSEDGTMSMSNVFTELSCR